Sequence from the Streptomyces mobaraensis NBRC 13819 = DSM 40847 genome:
ACGGACGGCGAGGGGCGCACCCGTACGTACACCGCGGGCGTCGGCGACCTCGCCACCGGCGCCCCGGTGCCGCGCGACGGGCAGGTCCGCATCGGCAGCAACACCAAGGCGTTCACGTCCGTGGTGGTGATGCAGCTCGTCGGCGAGGGCAAGGTGAGACTCGGCGACCACATCGACAAGTACCTGCCGGGTCTCGTCCACGGCGACGGGATCGACGGCGGCAGCATCACCGTCCGCCAGCTCCTCCAGCACAGGAGCGGACTGCCGAACTACACCAACCGGCTGAGCGACGAGATCCGCTCCTACGAGCCGCGCGAACTCCTCGCCCTAGCCCTCCGCGACAAAGCCGACTTCAAACCCGGCAGGGGCTGGAAGTACAGCAACACCAACTACGTGGTCGCCGGGCTCCTGGTGGAGAAGGTCACCGGACACTCCCTCGCCGCGGAGATCGAGCAGCGCGTCATCCGGCGCGCCGGGCTGCGCCACACCTACTTCCCCGCCCCCGGCGAGCTGCGGATCCGCGAACCCCACCCCAAGGGCTACTACCAGGCGTCCCCGGGCGCGCCGTTCGTCGACGCCACCGAGTGGGACCCCTCCTGGGCCTGGGCGGCCGGGCAGCTCGTCTCCACCAACTCCGACCTCAACCGCTTCTACGCGGAGCTCCTGCGCGGCCACCTCGTGGATGACCCGCAGCTCAGGCAGATGCGCAGGACGGTCCCCGCCGCCGACCCCTTCGCCGTCGGCGCCCGCTACGGCCTGGGGCTGGTCAGCACACCGCTCTCCTGCGGCGGCGTCTACTGGGGGCACGGCGGCAGCATGACGGGGTACGAGACGCGGGGCGGCGTCACGGAGGACGGCCGCGCCGTCAACGTGGCCGTCACCACGCAGCCGGGGCAGGCGGTGCGGAAGCGCATGGAGGACATCGTGGACAAGGCGCTCTGCTCGGCCGCGCGCGGGGGCGAGGGCTAGGGGGTGTCCGGCGGATCGCGTGACGGGGTCTTCCTGGGGACGGGGTGACACGACCGGACGACGGGACGGGCCGACCCCCGCACCATCCCCTGGAGGGACGAGAGCCCGCGCTCCGGGGGGCCGGTCCTTACCGGATGTACTTGAGGGTCCACTTCTGGTTCGGGAGCCCCTGGTTGTCGTTGGTCACCACTGGTGACTGGTTCGCGCCGCCCCAACCGCGGTCCGGCTCGAGGACACGGCCATAGAGGTTCGCGATGC
This genomic interval carries:
- a CDS encoding serine hydrolase domain-containing protein, which translates into the protein MREWNERQVRSRRPLRRRGVVAGAVAVAAGVLATGASVPSAAAAPTAARHDAVQGGLDALVRADGMPAALASVTDGEGRTRTYTAGVGDLATGAPVPRDGQVRIGSNTKAFTSVVVMQLVGEGKVRLGDHIDKYLPGLVHGDGIDGGSITVRQLLQHRSGLPNYTNRLSDEIRSYEPRELLALALRDKADFKPGRGWKYSNTNYVVAGLLVEKVTGHSLAAEIEQRVIRRAGLRHTYFPAPGELRIREPHPKGYYQASPGAPFVDATEWDPSWAWAAGQLVSTNSDLNRFYAELLRGHLVDDPQLRQMRRTVPAADPFAVGARYGLGLVSTPLSCGGVYWGHGGSMTGYETRGGVTEDGRAVNVAVTTQPGQAVRKRMEDIVDKALCSAARGGEG